One window from the genome of Salisaeta longa DSM 21114 encodes:
- a CDS encoding APC family permease: protein MASSSWNPLSSSEEQEVVPGKQGGLGTFGGVFTPSILTILGVIMYLRYGWVVGNVGLLGALLVVTLSTGITLLTAFSIASIATDQRVRIGGAYYMISRSLGLETGGAVGIPLFFALALSVALYTVGFAESVVSVFPGLNQRVVGLVTTLGVAAIALVSAKAAIRAQYVIMAAIGVSLISLYFGSPVEPSDIEMWGARDRLSEPFWVVFAVFFPAVTGIMAGVNLSGDLKDPGKSIPTGTFAAVGVGYLIYMTLPLVLATRADAATLIEDPLIMRRIAFWGDAILLGVWGATLSSAVGSILGAPRVMQALARDGVLPRWLRWLGHGSGEEDTPRYGTLLTMGIALLAVGLGDLNAIAPVLTMFFLTTYCVLNVAAGIETALNSPSFRPTFKVHWSFSLLGAAGCLAVMFLINATATVIAMVAVSAIFAWLKRRGLQAAWGDVRQGLWMAAVRAGLMRYSGRPDPKNWRPHILVLTGAPTSRWHLIDLASSWTHNRALMTVATVLPDEGFSLERQQNMQNLIKEYLAERGVQSLVRTIRAENPFEGSERLVEAYGLGELAPNTVLLGDTRDPAHHERYCAMIRRLYHAGRNVIIVQQEEDQDLGSRKRIDVWWGGLKGNGGLMKIMAYLLQTSLRWQEAQVVLKMMVETEAAAEDAYSNINPILQRMRTGAELDVIVSRGRSFEEVLHTSSRDANLIFMGLAAPDETDHFTAYYEALRAKTEDLPPTVFFLAAEPMAFEEMLID from the coding sequence ATGGCCTCCTCATCATGGAATCCCCTATCATCTTCTGAGGAGCAGGAGGTAGTGCCAGGGAAGCAAGGCGGCCTGGGTACGTTTGGCGGGGTGTTTACCCCATCGATCCTGACGATCCTCGGGGTCATTATGTACCTTCGGTACGGATGGGTCGTGGGGAACGTTGGGCTGCTGGGTGCACTGCTCGTCGTGACGCTGTCGACGGGCATCACGCTGCTCACCGCCTTTTCCATCGCTTCCATTGCGACGGACCAGCGCGTGCGGATCGGCGGGGCGTACTACATGATCAGCCGCTCGCTGGGGCTGGAAACGGGCGGCGCCGTGGGCATTCCGCTCTTTTTTGCGCTGGCCCTCTCGGTTGCGCTCTACACGGTGGGGTTTGCCGAGAGCGTCGTCAGCGTCTTTCCCGGCTTGAATCAGCGCGTGGTCGGCCTCGTCACGACCCTGGGTGTGGCGGCCATTGCACTCGTCTCCGCTAAGGCCGCTATCCGCGCACAGTACGTCATTATGGCGGCCATTGGGGTGTCCCTGATATCGCTCTACTTCGGGAGCCCGGTCGAGCCGAGTGACATCGAGATGTGGGGGGCTCGCGATCGCCTCTCTGAGCCATTCTGGGTCGTTTTTGCTGTCTTTTTTCCGGCCGTTACGGGCATCATGGCGGGCGTGAACTTGTCCGGAGATCTGAAGGATCCGGGAAAATCGATTCCAACGGGTACGTTTGCAGCTGTAGGGGTGGGCTACCTGATCTACATGACGTTGCCTCTCGTGCTGGCCACGCGGGCCGATGCCGCGACGCTGATCGAAGACCCACTCATCATGCGACGGATCGCTTTCTGGGGCGATGCCATCCTGCTGGGGGTCTGGGGCGCGACCCTTTCTAGCGCTGTGGGCAGTATTTTGGGCGCGCCGCGTGTGATGCAGGCCCTGGCGCGCGATGGCGTGCTGCCGCGCTGGCTTCGGTGGCTGGGCCATGGCAGCGGCGAGGAGGACACGCCGCGCTATGGGACGCTACTCACGATGGGCATTGCACTGTTGGCCGTCGGGCTTGGCGACCTGAATGCCATTGCGCCGGTGCTTACGATGTTCTTCCTGACAACCTACTGCGTGTTGAACGTCGCCGCCGGCATCGAAACAGCCCTAAACAGTCCGTCGTTTCGTCCGACCTTCAAGGTGCACTGGAGCTTTTCGCTGCTGGGCGCTGCCGGCTGCCTGGCGGTCATGTTTCTCATTAACGCGACAGCCACCGTGATTGCCATGGTCGCTGTGAGTGCGATCTTCGCATGGCTCAAACGGCGTGGGCTACAGGCTGCCTGGGGCGACGTCCGGCAAGGCCTCTGGATGGCGGCCGTCCGGGCCGGCCTGATGCGGTACAGCGGGCGGCCCGATCCTAAAAACTGGCGCCCGCACATTCTCGTGCTCACCGGGGCGCCCACGAGCCGGTGGCATCTTATTGACCTGGCCTCGTCGTGGACCCACAACCGGGCGCTCATGACTGTGGCTACCGTGCTGCCCGACGAGGGCTTCTCGCTCGAGCGCCAGCAGAACATGCAGAATCTCATTAAGGAGTATCTCGCAGAGCGCGGGGTGCAAAGCCTCGTGCGTACGATTCGTGCCGAGAACCCCTTCGAGGGGTCCGAGCGCCTGGTCGAAGCGTACGGGCTAGGCGAGTTGGCTCCGAACACGGTTCTCCTGGGTGACACGCGCGATCCGGCACATCACGAGCGGTACTGCGCCATGATTCGTCGCCTGTACCACGCCGGGCGAAACGTCATCATTGTGCAGCAAGAGGAGGATCAGGACCTTGGCTCGCGTAAGCGCATCGACGTCTGGTGGGGCGGCCTGAAAGGAAACGGTGGCTTGATGAAGATCATGGCGTATCTCCTTCAGACAAGCCTCCGCTGGCAAGAGGCCCAGGTGGTGCTCAAGATGATGGTGGAGACTGAGGCGGCTGCCGAGGATGCCTACTCCAACATTAACCCCATTCTTCAACGCATGCGCACAGGAGCCGAACTGGACGTGATTGTCAGCCGCGGGCGCTCCTTCGAAGAGGTCCTCCATACTTCATCTCGCGACGCTAACCTGATCTTTATGGGCTTGGCTGCGCCGGACGAGACAGACCATTTTACGGCCTATTACGAAGCGCTTCGAGCGAAGACGGAGGACCTTCCGCCGACGGTTTTCTTCCTTGCAGCAGAGCCTATGGCGTTCGAAGAAATGCTGATCGATTGA
- a CDS encoding P-II family nitrogen regulator, with translation MKEIKAFVRPNQADRVIDALENSPESPGVTVSDVRGYGHPKGGGPAQLTQRTKLEIVVPDVQVESVLDTIIEYAHTGRYGDGKIFVSNVTGAVRIRTGERDEAAVRFPDAE, from the coding sequence ATGAAAGAAATTAAAGCCTTTGTTCGTCCGAACCAGGCCGATCGGGTCATTGACGCGCTCGAAAACAGCCCCGAGTCGCCGGGCGTCACTGTCAGCGACGTGCGGGGCTACGGCCATCCGAAAGGAGGCGGTCCTGCGCAGCTTACCCAGCGGACAAAACTGGAAATCGTTGTGCCCGACGTGCAGGTTGAATCCGTGTTGGATACCATCATCGAATACGCTCACACCGGGCGGTATGGCGACGGGAAGATCTTCGTTTCCAACGTGACAGGCGCCGTGCGCATCCGCACCGGCGAGCGCGATGAGGCCGCCGTGCGGTTCCCTGACGCAGAATGA
- a CDS encoding efflux RND transporter periplasmic adaptor subunit, with translation MKTITRFLPSLSLPSAVRPLFSIALLVLATLMLAGCGGSEATPQHAGQHQDEKAAGEHAQHSEGAPRGVAMTPAQAKAIGIRLDTLQAGSATSVLSRPAAVHFDMDRTANVGPRIEGKVRRVTADLGERVEVGETLAIMSSVELGKAKAQYLTAKARLNTQKRAYEREQTLYADSISSEAALLEARAAFEEAQAELKAVHETLRLYGLSEAEVETEQSHGEPLSHFHVTSPIAGTLQQRDAAPGETIGAQETPFHVANPSRMWVMIDAYERDVPVLRTGQRVSLSVRSLPESSFEGTIDFVSQTLDPETRTLRVRAIVDNNRRLLRDGMYGQARIYTDTHVTSALVSTDAVQTIDGQSVVFVPGDEVGHFRAVPVRTGDESQDGMIEIVGGLQPGDVAVTRGAFELKSALTASTRSAAHGH, from the coding sequence ATGAAGACGATCACACGTTTCCTTCCGTCGCTCTCGCTGCCGTCTGCTGTGCGGCCTCTCTTCTCCATTGCACTGCTGGTGCTGGCCACGCTGATGCTAGCGGGCTGTGGGGGCTCGGAGGCGACGCCCCAGCACGCTGGACAGCATCAAGACGAGAAAGCTGCGGGTGAGCATGCCCAGCATTCGGAGGGCGCGCCACGCGGTGTGGCCATGACGCCGGCGCAAGCAAAAGCCATCGGCATTCGCCTCGACACGCTGCAGGCTGGCAGCGCCACCTCGGTGCTGAGCCGCCCCGCCGCGGTGCACTTCGACATGGACCGCACGGCGAACGTTGGACCGCGCATTGAAGGCAAGGTGCGACGCGTGACGGCCGACCTCGGGGAACGGGTAGAAGTCGGCGAGACGCTGGCCATCATGAGCAGCGTGGAGCTGGGCAAAGCCAAAGCGCAGTACCTGACGGCCAAGGCGCGCCTCAACACCCAAAAACGCGCCTACGAACGGGAGCAGACCCTCTATGCCGATAGCATCTCCAGCGAGGCGGCCCTTCTCGAAGCGCGCGCGGCCTTTGAAGAAGCACAGGCGGAGCTGAAGGCAGTGCACGAGACGCTGCGGCTCTATGGGCTTTCCGAGGCCGAAGTCGAAACAGAGCAGTCCCACGGTGAGCCGCTCTCGCACTTTCACGTAACCAGCCCGATCGCGGGCACGCTGCAACAACGCGACGCCGCGCCCGGCGAGACGATCGGTGCGCAGGAAACGCCGTTCCATGTGGCTAACCCCTCGCGCATGTGGGTCATGATTGACGCCTACGAGCGTGACGTACCCGTCCTGCGAACGGGTCAGCGCGTGTCGCTCTCCGTGCGTAGCCTGCCGGAATCCTCCTTCGAGGGCACCATCGATTTCGTTTCGCAGACGCTCGATCCTGAGACGCGTACGTTGCGGGTCCGTGCAATCGTCGACAACAACCGCCGCCTCCTGCGCGACGGGATGTACGGGCAGGCGCGCATCTATACCGATACGCACGTCACCAGCGCCCTCGTGTCCACCGATGCCGTGCAGACCATCGATGGCCAGTCGGTTGTGTTTGTACCGGGCGACGAGGTGGGGCACTTTCGTGCTGTCCCTGTGCGCACGGGCGACGAGTCGCAGGACGGAATGATAGAAATTGTGGGCGGCTTGCAGCCGGGCGACGTGGCCGTCACGCGCGGCGCCTTCGAACTCAAATCAGCGCTTACAGCATCCACACGTAGTGCGGCACACGGCCACTAA
- a CDS encoding RrF2 family transcriptional regulator, with product MLSNSCEYGLRAALYLAHLDRAGYVSIRTISDELDISFPFLTKIFQQLKAASLVESMRGPKGGVRFTRPADEITLREIVVAIDGSDLFETCVLGLPGCSDEAPCPLHDRWTTERSRLETLFTHATLADMADQIDSFNARLAAT from the coding sequence ATGCTTTCCAACAGTTGTGAATACGGACTTCGCGCTGCGCTTTACCTGGCGCACCTGGACCGCGCCGGGTACGTGTCAATTCGCACGATTAGCGATGAGCTTGATATCTCGTTTCCGTTCTTAACCAAGATCTTCCAGCAGCTAAAGGCGGCTTCGCTGGTGGAATCGATGCGGGGGCCCAAGGGCGGCGTGCGTTTTACGCGACCCGCGGATGAGATTACGCTGCGCGAGATTGTGGTAGCCATCGATGGGTCCGATCTCTTTGAGACGTGCGTGCTGGGCTTGCCCGGCTGCAGCGATGAGGCCCCCTGCCCGCTGCACGACCGATGGACCACCGAGCGCAGCCGCCTCGAAACGTTGTTCACGCATGCAACACTCGCAGACATGGCGGACCAAATCGACAGCTTCAACGCCCGGCTTGCAGCTACCTGA
- a CDS encoding TolC family protein — protein MLTLDDTLSLPEALALALQENPRLRSFAWEVRAREAQVLQAGLYPNPTLSAEAESLPTDAPFDGFSGAEQSVRLGVPLELWGRPWKRRDVAEATRDLAGWTYEAVRLDVTTQVTQAFIGVLAAQERVRLAEALVGLSKEVYQTVRRQVEAGKVSPVEQTRARVPLSEARIQLSRARQSLAAARNTLAGTWGRLERPPFEAVTGTFGPVHKPPSLRALQPLAARNPRIARQQTNIRQAEARLALEKASRFPIPKLTAGWQRFGGLGTEAFTAGIALPLPLFDRNQGATQRARYRVQRAQAQREDARVQVDTALTRAYHRLAASYNEVRTLRSETLPAARSAFKAIRQGYRAGKFSSLDVLDAQRTLFDVRRQEVRALSDYYQRRATVERLIATPLAAVTNE, from the coding sequence ATGCTCACGCTCGATGACACGCTCTCCTTGCCCGAGGCGCTCGCGCTGGCGCTCCAGGAAAACCCGCGGCTGCGATCGTTTGCCTGGGAGGTGCGCGCTCGCGAGGCACAGGTCCTTCAGGCTGGGCTCTATCCCAACCCCACGCTCTCTGCAGAAGCGGAGAGTCTACCGACAGATGCCCCCTTTGATGGGTTCTCGGGAGCCGAGCAATCCGTGCGCCTGGGCGTGCCCTTGGAGCTCTGGGGACGACCCTGGAAGCGGCGCGATGTGGCCGAGGCTACGCGCGACCTGGCTGGGTGGACCTACGAAGCCGTTCGCCTCGACGTGACGACGCAGGTGACGCAGGCGTTCATCGGCGTGCTGGCGGCGCAAGAGCGCGTGCGCCTCGCCGAAGCCCTCGTCGGCCTCTCCAAGGAGGTCTACCAGACGGTACGCCGGCAGGTTGAAGCCGGCAAGGTAAGCCCGGTGGAGCAGACCCGCGCTCGCGTGCCGCTCTCTGAGGCGCGCATCCAGCTCAGCCGCGCCCGACAATCCCTTGCCGCCGCCCGCAATACACTAGCCGGCACATGGGGGCGTCTGGAGAGGCCGCCCTTCGAGGCCGTTACGGGAACGTTTGGTCCCGTGCACAAGCCCCCCTCACTGCGTGCCTTGCAGCCGCTGGCCGCGCGCAACCCCCGCATTGCACGCCAGCAAACCAACATCCGGCAGGCCGAGGCACGGCTTGCGCTGGAGAAGGCAAGCCGCTTCCCGATCCCCAAGCTCACGGCGGGCTGGCAACGCTTTGGTGGGCTGGGCACGGAGGCCTTCACCGCAGGCATCGCCCTGCCGCTCCCGCTGTTCGACCGCAACCAGGGGGCTACGCAGCGCGCCCGCTACCGCGTGCAACGCGCCCAGGCGCAACGGGAGGACGCCCGGGTGCAGGTCGACACGGCCCTGACGCGGGCCTACCACCGCCTCGCCGCGTCCTACAACGAAGTACGGACGCTCCGCAGCGAGACGCTTCCCGCCGCCCGATCGGCCTTCAAGGCCATCCGCCAGGGCTACCGCGCGGGGAAATTCAGCTCCCTCGACGTGCTCGACGCCCAGCGCACGCTCTTTGACGTGCGACGCCAGGAGGTGCGCGCCCTGAGTGACTATTACCAGCGCCGCGCCACCGTTGAGCGGCTCATCGCCACGCCCCTGGCAGCAGTGACCAATGAATAA
- a CDS encoding efflux RND transporter permease subunit: MIERIIDASLRNRLMVLILIMGIAGAGYWAFTEVPADSYPDVSPTLVQVFTVSPGLSPVDVEKQISYPIEISMYGIPKLKRVQSTSIFGLSRVNVYFENGTDIYFARRLVMERLAKARDRIPPGLGNPQLGPITTGLGTIMMYEVRNERGANHSLTELRTAQDWIVKPRLRTVQGVTGVLSIGGYVKQYQVNLDMNELLARGLTVADVEKALGANNRNVGGSFIERGGEEYIVRGYGWIRPGEDGLDDIRNIVLGSHNGTPVYVSEVAKVTFGPAIRRGALMASRRISDTSQAAAQNGSVVQNTSAAQNTSAAQNASAAPASEETVGGFVQKLIGTNTQGVLARVNEQIAAINEALPEGMRLVPFYSQGALVDKAMSTVTNALVFGAVLVLLVLYLFMGDVRSTLIIMTTVPLAFLTAFIGMWVAGLSANLMTLGALAISIGMIGDGTTVVVENVYRMLEELEETENISMVRLVSEAAREVGRPVVFATSIIIIVFLPLFTLQGVEGKMFSPMAYTITFALLGAMFLAVTFAPVVSSYLVSPQQISGGEPRLVRWLKARFRPLAHWSVARPRTVLATVSALFLGSLVLFPFLGSEFAPTLREGTFAVRAVLPPSANLESTQAYTRRVQAVFQEFPEVESVYSRVGRAEVGGDPEPVNVIFNVVGLKPLDEWSSGRSYEALQTVMAERLQEQVPGIAANFSQPIQLRTDELLSGVRAQVVASLYGEDLEVLAQKAQAMKEVIETVPGAVDVRAQQQGGKPQVLVRPDRQALARLGISVDALLATVETGIGGSTAGQVFEGIRRYAVFTRLQEGERSQIEQVRQLPIRTAKGAIVPLEQVADVEVFTGPKQISRNKASRRTYVQLNVRGRDMGSVVEEIQRKVKAQVDLPPGYFVKYGGQFENQRRAMQRLYVVVPITLALIFLMLFSTFSSLRYATLIFLNVPFATIGGIVALWLGGLYVSVPAAVGFIAVFGVAVLNGVVLVSYINQLRAAGRSMQEATVTGAELRLRPVLMTALTTSLGLLPLLLTDAIGSNVQRPLAAVVIGGLVTSTLLTLFVLPSIYPWFAEDVGEAAI; this comes from the coding sequence ATGATTGAACGTATTATCGACGCCTCGCTCCGCAACCGCCTGATGGTGCTAATCCTCATTATGGGGATCGCGGGGGCGGGCTACTGGGCGTTTACCGAAGTGCCTGCCGATTCGTACCCTGACGTTTCACCAACCCTCGTACAGGTGTTCACCGTGAGTCCGGGCCTCTCGCCCGTCGACGTCGAGAAGCAGATCAGCTACCCGATCGAGATTTCGATGTACGGCATTCCGAAGCTCAAGCGCGTGCAAAGTACGTCGATCTTTGGCCTCTCCCGGGTGAACGTCTATTTTGAAAATGGGACCGATATCTACTTTGCGCGCCGCCTGGTGATGGAGCGCCTGGCCAAAGCCCGCGACCGGATCCCCCCCGGTCTGGGCAACCCGCAGTTGGGTCCCATCACTACAGGCCTTGGCACCATCATGATGTACGAGGTCCGCAACGAACGGGGAGCCAACCACTCGCTCACCGAACTGCGCACGGCCCAAGATTGGATCGTGAAGCCGCGGCTGCGTACGGTCCAGGGCGTCACCGGCGTGCTCTCCATCGGCGGTTATGTGAAGCAGTACCAGGTCAACCTCGACATGAACGAGCTCCTGGCGCGCGGCCTCACCGTGGCGGATGTAGAGAAAGCCCTGGGTGCTAACAATCGCAACGTCGGCGGCTCGTTCATCGAGCGGGGCGGCGAGGAATACATCGTGCGCGGCTACGGCTGGATTCGCCCGGGCGAGGACGGGCTGGATGACATCCGCAACATTGTGCTGGGCAGCCACAACGGCACGCCGGTGTACGTAAGCGAGGTCGCCAAGGTCACCTTTGGCCCGGCCATCCGGCGCGGGGCCCTCATGGCCAGCCGGCGCATCAGCGATACGTCGCAGGCTGCGGCGCAGAACGGATCCGTTGTGCAGAACACATCGGCGGCACAGAACACATCAGCGGCGCAAAACGCCTCCGCGGCGCCGGCTTCCGAGGAAACAGTGGGCGGCTTCGTCCAGAAGCTCATCGGCACGAACACGCAGGGCGTGCTGGCCCGCGTCAACGAGCAAATCGCCGCGATCAACGAAGCCCTGCCAGAGGGCATGCGGCTGGTTCCCTTCTACTCGCAGGGCGCGCTCGTCGACAAGGCGATGAGCACTGTCACGAATGCGCTCGTATTTGGCGCAGTGCTCGTTCTGCTGGTCCTCTACCTCTTTATGGGCGACGTGCGTTCGACGCTCATCATCATGACGACGGTGCCCTTGGCCTTCCTCACTGCCTTCATCGGCATGTGGGTCGCCGGGCTCTCGGCCAACCTCATGACGCTCGGCGCGCTCGCCATCTCCATCGGCATGATCGGCGACGGTACCACCGTAGTGGTTGAGAACGTGTATCGCATGCTGGAGGAGCTCGAGGAAACCGAAAACATCTCGATGGTGCGCCTGGTGAGTGAAGCCGCGCGCGAGGTCGGACGGCCGGTGGTGTTTGCCACCAGCATTATCATCATCGTCTTTCTGCCGCTCTTTACGCTCCAGGGCGTGGAAGGCAAAATGTTCTCGCCCATGGCGTATACGATCACCTTCGCGCTGCTGGGCGCGATGTTCTTGGCCGTTACGTTTGCGCCGGTCGTCAGCAGCTATCTGGTGTCGCCACAGCAGATTTCCGGCGGGGAGCCCCGGCTGGTGCGCTGGCTGAAGGCGCGCTTTCGGCCGCTGGCCCATTGGAGCGTAGCGCGCCCCCGGACCGTGTTGGCGACGGTGAGCGCCCTCTTTCTAGGGAGCCTGGTCCTCTTCCCGTTCCTGGGCTCCGAGTTCGCGCCGACGCTCCGGGAGGGCACGTTCGCCGTCCGCGCCGTGCTCCCGCCCAGTGCAAATCTGGAGTCTACCCAGGCGTACACGCGCCGCGTGCAGGCCGTCTTTCAGGAATTTCCGGAAGTGGAATCTGTCTACTCGCGCGTGGGCCGCGCCGAGGTGGGCGGCGACCCCGAACCGGTGAATGTCATTTTCAACGTGGTTGGGCTCAAACCGCTCGACGAATGGTCATCGGGCCGCAGCTACGAGGCGCTGCAAACCGTCATGGCCGAGCGGCTGCAAGAGCAGGTGCCGGGCATTGCTGCCAACTTCTCCCAGCCCATCCAGCTCCGCACCGATGAGCTCCTGAGCGGCGTGCGCGCCCAGGTCGTGGCCAGCCTCTACGGCGAGGACCTGGAGGTGCTCGCCCAGAAGGCGCAGGCCATGAAAGAAGTCATCGAGACGGTGCCGGGCGCTGTCGACGTGCGGGCGCAGCAGCAGGGCGGTAAGCCGCAGGTGCTCGTACGGCCGGATCGGCAGGCGCTGGCCCGGCTGGGCATTTCGGTGGATGCTTTGTTAGCCACCGTGGAAACGGGGATCGGCGGCTCGACGGCCGGACAAGTGTTTGAAGGCATCCGGCGCTACGCCGTCTTTACGCGCTTGCAAGAGGGCGAGCGGAGCCAGATTGAGCAGGTCCGTCAGCTTCCCATCCGCACGGCGAAGGGGGCTATCGTGCCACTGGAGCAGGTCGCGGACGTGGAGGTCTTCACCGGACCGAAGCAGATCTCACGCAACAAGGCCAGCCGCCGCACCTACGTGCAGCTCAACGTGCGCGGGCGCGACATGGGCTCGGTCGTCGAAGAGATCCAGCGGAAGGTGAAAGCGCAGGTCGACCTGCCGCCGGGCTACTTCGTCAAATACGGCGGACAGTTCGAGAATCAACGCCGGGCCATGCAGCGGCTCTACGTCGTCGTGCCCATTACGTTGGCCCTCATCTTTCTGATGCTCTTTTCCACCTTTAGCAGCCTGCGCTACGCCACGCTCATCTTCCTGAACGTGCCGTTCGCTACGATCGGCGGCATCGTGGCACTGTGGCTCGGTGGGCTCTACGTGTCCGTGCCGGCGGCCGTAGGGTTCATCGCGGTCTTCGGCGTGGCCGTCTTGAACGGCGTCGTGCTGGTCAGCTATATCAACCAGCTGCGCGCAGCGGGACGATCCATGCAGGAGGCCACCGTCACTGGCGCGGAGCTGCGTTTGCGGCCGGTGCTCATGACGGCGCTCACCACGTCGTTGGGACTCCTGCCGCTTCTCTTGACCGACGCTATCGGCTCGAACGTGCAGCGCCCGCTGGCGGCGGTCGTCATTGGCGGGCTGGTCACCTCAACTTTGCTAACGCTCTTCGTGCTGCCGAGCATCTACCCGTGGTTTGCTGAAGACGTCGGCGAAGCTGCGATTTAA
- a CDS encoding Uma2 family endonuclease, which yields MEPATASLWHRALHDPQLQDLPFKIETNAHGHLVLSPHKPQHSFLQSRILTQLVQHIQTPGEPAVEFALDTPKGIRVPDVVWMSEERIQQIPGNAEASPVMPELCVEVRSESNTDTEMAAKRQLYFEEGATEVWICDPEGRLRFYTADGEQSSSALAPSFPATIE from the coding sequence ATGGAACCGGCTACTGCTTCGCTCTGGCACCGCGCGCTGCACGATCCGCAGCTGCAAGACCTACCGTTCAAGATTGAGACCAATGCGCACGGCCACCTCGTTTTGAGTCCGCATAAACCACAGCACAGCTTTTTGCAGTCACGCATCCTTACCCAGCTGGTTCAGCACATACAGACGCCAGGCGAGCCCGCCGTTGAATTTGCCCTCGACACTCCGAAAGGCATCAGAGTGCCCGATGTGGTGTGGATGTCTGAGGAACGAATCCAGCAAATTCCTGGGAACGCAGAGGCGAGCCCGGTGATGCCCGAACTCTGCGTCGAGGTGCGCTCCGAAAGCAACACCGACACGGAGATGGCGGCCAAGCGACAGCTGTACTTCGAGGAAGGGGCGACGGAGGTCTGGATCTGCGACCCCGAGGGCCGCCTGCGCTTCTACACGGCCGATGGCGAACAGTCGTCTTCTGCGTTGGCGCCGTCGTTTCCTGCAACTATCGAGTAG
- a CDS encoding iron-sulfur cluster assembly protein, whose protein sequence is MRRITPIRKQIAECLRHVDDPELGISMVDLGVIES, encoded by the coding sequence GTGAGACGGATAACACCGATCCGGAAGCAAATTGCCGAGTGCCTGCGCCATGTCGACGATCCCGAGCTTGGAATCAGCATGGTCGACCTGGGGGTCATCGAATCTTAG